Proteins found in one Synechococcus sp. LA31 genomic segment:
- a CDS encoding phycocyanobilin:ferredoxin oxidoreductase, which translates to MSSAALGIHPLMDALAEQIRSSWEQLPDLQPLDVDPELEAISGSLDGEALFIRNELRQCSGLRKLHLETARLGAGLQILHCVFFPDPRYDLPVFGADIVAGRGVVSAAIVDLSPVSGGLPAAVATRLGALPERRFSQERELPEWGSIFSPFVRFVRPADAEEEQRFVGVVGDFLTVLGAACREAQPQPIHHPDTVKRHKGQLSYCRQQKRNDKTRRVLEKAFNPAWADRYIEELLFDDPAPLA; encoded by the coding sequence ATGAGTTCAGCTGCCCTGGGGATTCATCCACTGATGGATGCTCTGGCGGAGCAGATCCGCAGCAGCTGGGAGCAGCTGCCTGATCTGCAGCCGCTGGATGTCGACCCTGAGCTGGAGGCGATCAGCGGCAGCCTGGATGGCGAGGCGCTGTTCATCCGTAATGAGCTGCGCCAGTGCAGCGGGCTGCGCAAACTCCACTTGGAGACAGCACGGCTGGGAGCTGGTCTACAGATCCTGCACTGCGTGTTCTTTCCCGATCCCCGCTACGACCTGCCGGTGTTTGGTGCTGACATCGTGGCCGGGCGTGGTGTGGTGTCGGCCGCAATTGTGGATCTTTCTCCCGTGAGCGGCGGTCTGCCGGCAGCTGTGGCCACCCGGCTCGGGGCCCTGCCGGAGCGCCGCTTTAGCCAGGAGCGGGAACTGCCTGAGTGGGGATCCATTTTCTCGCCGTTCGTGCGCTTCGTGCGGCCTGCCGATGCCGAGGAGGAACAGCGCTTCGTTGGTGTTGTGGGCGACTTTCTCACGGTTCTTGGCGCTGCCTGCCGCGAAGCACAGCCGCAACCGATCCACCACCCAGATACGGTGAAACGTCACAAGGGGCAACTCTCCTATTGCCGGCAACAGAAACGCAACGACAAAACACGCCGGGTTCTGGAGAAGGCCTTCAATCCGGCCTGGGCGGACCGCTACATCGAGGAGCTGCTCTTCGACGATCCGGCGCCGCTCGCCTGA
- a CDS encoding HlyD family efflux transporter periplasmic adaptor subunit produces MQRPWMLAGAGVGLLLIAVAVGRRLSQPGPSAIQPAPLSTPRLEAVSALGTLQPAGDVRRLAAPSSAMGGSPRLLTLQVEEGQRVKQGELLATFDNRPRLMADLAAVTARIDSLRVQIGMQRREVERYQSAASSGAAALVLLEEKKDELVKLDGQLREAQAQRKGIQVDLADSELRAPLSGTVLKVHSRVGERPGADGVLELGAGDQMEAVAEVYESDINRVKLGQTVKLVSENGGFSGSLQARVIRISPQVRQRAVLSTDPTGDADARVVEVRLALDSADASKVRDLAGLKVIARFNP; encoded by the coding sequence ATGCAGCGCCCCTGGATGCTTGCTGGCGCCGGCGTTGGTCTGTTGCTGATCGCTGTGGCGGTTGGTCGCAGGCTGAGCCAGCCGGGGCCCTCTGCGATACAACCCGCTCCCCTCAGCACTCCAAGGCTTGAGGCGGTTTCGGCTTTGGGCACCTTGCAGCCCGCCGGGGATGTGCGTCGCCTGGCTGCTCCCTCCAGCGCCATGGGCGGTAGTCCGCGCCTGCTCACGCTTCAGGTGGAAGAAGGCCAGCGGGTCAAGCAAGGCGAGCTCCTGGCCACATTTGATAACCGCCCTCGGCTGATGGCCGATCTGGCCGCCGTGACCGCCCGTATCGACAGCCTCCGGGTTCAGATCGGGATGCAGCGCCGCGAGGTGGAGCGCTACCAGAGTGCCGCCAGTTCCGGTGCGGCCGCCCTGGTGCTGCTTGAAGAGAAAAAAGACGAGCTGGTGAAACTCGATGGCCAATTGCGCGAGGCTCAGGCCCAGCGCAAGGGCATCCAAGTTGACCTTGCAGACAGCGAATTGCGTGCCCCTTTGAGCGGCACGGTGCTCAAGGTGCACAGCCGAGTGGGTGAACGTCCCGGCGCTGACGGTGTGCTGGAGCTCGGGGCCGGCGATCAGATGGAGGCCGTGGCCGAGGTGTACGAGAGCGATATCAACCGCGTGAAACTCGGCCAGACCGTGAAGTTGGTGAGCGAAAACGGCGGTTTCAGCGGCAGCCTCCAGGCCCGGGTCATCCGTATCTCACCCCAAGTACGCCAGCGGGCTGTGCTCTCCACCGATCCCACTGGTGATGCTGATGCCCGTGTGGTTGAGGTGCGCCTAGCCCTGGATTCGGCCGATGCCAGCAAGGTGCGTGATCTGGCCGGGCTCAAGGTGATCGCCCGCTTCAACCCGTGA
- the devC gene encoding ABC transporter permease DevC, whose product MLQRWLVGLWQSRRIPLSLMLLTRQPVRLAVALAGISFAGILMFMQLGFRDGLFDASVTIHRLFDADLVLISPRSTSSVSMAGFPKRRLVQAMAAPEVEGITPVHWNLLLWRNPETRGTRSILTLGFEPNDPLFTDPSLAPKARLLTQKGRVLFDEQSRPEFGPVAEWFKAGRTVESEIAGKRVRVAGLVGLGTSFGADGNLLTSSETFLDLLPNTPPGSIEVGLIRLKPGSDAAAVAQRLQAQLPSDVTVLTKQGFIDFEQNYWRTSTSIGFIFTLGAAMGFVVGCVIVYQVLYSDVSDHLPEYATLMAMGYKLISLLGVVGREGLLLAAFGYLPAYAAGQGLYLLVRNATQLPVFMDTTRAVTVFSMILVMCMASAALAMRRLADADPAEIF is encoded by the coding sequence ATGCTCCAGCGCTGGTTGGTCGGCCTGTGGCAAAGCCGACGCATCCCTCTTTCGCTGATGCTGCTCACGCGTCAACCGGTGCGCTTGGCGGTGGCCCTGGCCGGCATCAGCTTCGCCGGGATCTTGATGTTCATGCAGCTGGGTTTCCGGGATGGATTGTTTGATGCCAGCGTCACCATTCACCGCCTGTTTGATGCGGATTTGGTGCTGATCAGTCCTCGTTCCACCAGTTCGGTGAGCATGGCGGGTTTCCCAAAGCGGAGGCTGGTACAAGCGATGGCGGCTCCCGAGGTGGAGGGCATTACCCCGGTCCACTGGAACCTGCTGCTGTGGCGCAATCCGGAAACCCGAGGCACTCGTTCGATCCTCACCCTGGGCTTTGAGCCCAATGACCCGCTGTTCACCGATCCAAGCCTGGCGCCCAAGGCCCGTCTGCTCACCCAAAAGGGCCGTGTGCTGTTTGATGAGCAATCACGACCTGAATTCGGCCCTGTAGCGGAGTGGTTCAAGGCCGGGCGCACTGTGGAGAGTGAGATCGCGGGCAAGCGGGTACGTGTGGCCGGTTTGGTGGGGTTGGGCACCTCCTTTGGTGCCGACGGCAACCTGCTCACCAGCAGTGAAACCTTTCTCGATCTGTTGCCGAATACCCCCCCCGGCAGTATTGAGGTGGGCCTGATTCGTTTGAAACCTGGGAGTGATGCCGCCGCAGTGGCGCAACGCCTGCAGGCTCAACTCCCCAGTGATGTGACCGTGCTCACCAAGCAAGGCTTCATCGATTTCGAGCAGAACTACTGGCGCACCAGCACCTCCATCGGCTTCATTTTCACCCTGGGCGCTGCCATGGGCTTTGTGGTGGGCTGCGTCATTGTGTATCAGGTGCTCTATTCGGATGTGAGTGATCACCTCCCCGAATACGCCACGTTGATGGCCATGGGCTACAAGCTGATCAGCCTGCTGGGGGTGGTGGGTCGTGAAGGCCTTCTGCTTGCGGCCTTCGGCTACTTGCCGGCCTATGCCGCAGGCCAGGGGCTCTATCTCTTGGTTCGCAATGCCACCCAGCTGCCGGTGTTTATGGACACCACCCGTGCCGTCACCGTGTTCAGCATGATTCTGGTGATGTGCATGGCCTCGGCCGCCCTGGCCATGCGGCGTCTGGCCGATGCCGATCCCGCCGAGATTTTCTGA
- a CDS encoding DevA family ABC transporter ATP-binding protein yields the protein MAVAAIELTNLCHWYGTGSMRRQVLQGVNLAVAPGEVVLLTGPSGCGKTTLLTLVGALRQVQQGSVRVLGQQLDGASRRERQQLRRSIGMIFQGHNLLRCLTAEQNVQMGSDLLPGVSYRARRDQAREWLRAVGLGDELHKLPHDLSGGQKQRVAIARALAAHPRLLLADEPTAALDSRTGREVVELLQRLARDQGCAVLMVTHDPRILDVADRLVRMEDGLLLEAERPDLVPTS from the coding sequence ATGGCTGTTGCGGCGATCGAGTTGACCAATCTCTGCCATTGGTATGGCACTGGCTCTATGCGCCGTCAGGTGCTCCAGGGGGTGAACCTTGCGGTGGCCCCTGGCGAGGTGGTGTTGCTCACCGGCCCCTCCGGCTGCGGTAAAACCACCCTGCTCACCTTGGTGGGTGCGCTGCGCCAGGTGCAGCAGGGTTCGGTGCGGGTGTTGGGACAGCAGCTCGATGGTGCCAGCCGCCGGGAGCGTCAGCAGCTGCGGCGCTCGATCGGCATGATTTTTCAGGGGCACAATCTGCTGCGCTGCCTCACCGCTGAACAGAACGTTCAGATGGGATCTGACCTGCTGCCCGGGGTGAGCTATCGCGCCCGTCGCGATCAGGCCCGCGAGTGGCTGCGGGCCGTGGGGCTCGGGGATGAACTGCACAAACTGCCCCACGATCTCTCCGGCGGGCAGAAACAGCGGGTGGCCATTGCCAGGGCCCTGGCGGCCCATCCCCGTCTGCTGTTGGCCGATGAACCCACCGCCGCCCTGGATTCCAGAACCGGCCGCGAGGTGGTGGAGCTGTTGCAACGCCTCGCTCGTGATCAGGGTTGCGCGGTGCTGATGGTGACCCACGATCCCCGCATCCTCGATGTCGCTGATCGACTGGTGCGCATGGAAGACGGATTGCTGTTGGAGGCGGAACGACCGGATTTAGTGCCCACCAGCTGA
- a CDS encoding glycosyltransferase family 2 protein: MFLSVVIPTYNRLPILEKCLRALEQQQLAAPISAYEVVVVDDGSTDDTVTWLLANSASFPHVRLVQQDHGGPAEGRNRGVDHARGDVIVFIDSDLVVTETFLISHAHRLEQTWRDRGDRLCFTYGAVINTANFEDPTSEPHKLSDLSWAYFATGNVAIDREVLERSGLFDTRFRLYGWEDLELGERLRRMGVVLVRCPEAVGYHWHPPLSLEQVPRLIAVEGERAKMGLVFFRKHPTRRVRFIIQFTHLHRLLWELLTLGGVLNERSLRPLLAWLIRIGRPGLAMELLRLPLNRIGVRALYREARAEGLA, encoded by the coding sequence ATGTTCCTCAGCGTCGTCATCCCCACCTACAACAGGCTGCCGATCCTGGAGAAGTGCCTGCGCGCTCTGGAGCAGCAGCAGCTTGCGGCACCGATCAGCGCGTACGAGGTGGTGGTGGTGGATGACGGGTCCACCGATGACACGGTGACCTGGTTGCTGGCCAACAGTGCCAGCTTTCCCCATGTGCGGCTGGTGCAGCAGGACCATGGCGGTCCGGCCGAGGGGCGCAACCGCGGTGTAGATCACGCCCGCGGCGACGTGATCGTGTTCATCGATAGCGATCTCGTGGTCACCGAGACCTTTTTGATCAGCCATGCCCACCGTTTGGAGCAGACCTGGCGCGATCGAGGCGATCGGCTCTGCTTTACCTATGGCGCGGTGATCAACACCGCCAATTTCGAAGACCCCACCAGCGAACCCCACAAGCTCAGCGACTTGTCCTGGGCTTACTTCGCCACCGGCAATGTGGCCATTGATCGCGAGGTGCTGGAGCGAAGCGGGTTGTTTGATACGCGCTTCCGCCTCTATGGCTGGGAAGACCTGGAGCTTGGAGAGCGCTTGCGACGCATGGGCGTGGTGCTGGTTCGCTGTCCCGAAGCGGTGGGCTACCACTGGCATCCGCCCCTGAGCCTGGAGCAGGTTCCCCGTTTGATCGCTGTGGAGGGGGAGCGGGCCAAGATGGGCCTGGTGTTCTTCCGCAAGCACCCCACGCGCCGTGTGCGCTTCATCATTCAGTTCACGCACTTGCACCGGCTGCTGTGGGAGCTGCTCACCCTCGGCGGCGTCCTGAATGAGCGCAGCCTCAGGCCACTGCTGGCCTGGTTGATCCGCATCGGTCGGCCCGGTTTGGCGATGGAGCTGCTGCGTCTGCCTCTCAACCGCATTGGTGTGAGGGCCCTCTACCGCGAGGCTCGGGCCGAAGGTCTGGCCTGA
- the rpsB gene encoding 30S ribosomal protein S2 produces MAVVTLAEMMEAGAHFGHQTRRWNPKMSRYIYCARNGVHIIDLVQTAVCMNNAYKWVRSAARSGKRFLFVGTKKQASEVIALEAARCGASYVNQRWLGGMLTNWTTMRARIDRLKDLERMESSGAIAMRPKKEAAVLRRELERLQKYLGGLKNMRRLPDVVVLVDQRRESNAVLEARKLDIPLVSMLDTNCDPDLCDVPIPCNDDAVRSVQLVLGRLADAINEGRHGANDQRGGYEDEEG; encoded by the coding sequence ATGGCTGTTGTTACCCTCGCCGAAATGATGGAGGCGGGTGCTCACTTTGGGCACCAAACTCGCCGCTGGAACCCCAAGATGTCGCGCTACATCTATTGCGCGCGCAACGGTGTTCACATCATCGACCTTGTGCAGACTGCCGTCTGCATGAATAACGCCTACAAATGGGTGCGTAGTGCTGCGCGTAGCGGCAAGCGCTTCCTGTTTGTCGGTACCAAGAAGCAGGCCTCCGAAGTCATCGCCCTCGAAGCAGCCCGCTGTGGTGCTTCTTACGTGAACCAGCGTTGGCTGGGCGGCATGCTCACCAACTGGACCACCATGCGGGCCCGCATCGACCGCCTTAAGGATCTGGAGCGCATGGAGTCGTCCGGCGCGATTGCGATGCGTCCGAAGAAAGAGGCTGCTGTGCTCCGCCGTGAGCTGGAGCGCCTGCAGAAGTATCTGGGTGGCTTGAAGAACATGCGTCGCCTGCCAGACGTTGTGGTGCTGGTGGATCAGCGCCGTGAATCCAACGCCGTGCTGGAGGCTCGCAAGCTCGATATCCCGCTGGTGTCGATGCTCGACACCAATTGCGATCCCGACCTCTGCGACGTGCCCATCCCTTGCAACGACGATGCCGTGCGTTCCGTGCAGCTCGTGCTGGGTCGCCTTGCCGACGCGATCAATGAGGGCCGCCATGGCGCCAATGACCAGCGTGGCGGCTACGAAGACGAGGAGGGCTGA
- the tsf gene encoding translation elongation factor Ts, producing MAEISAKLVKELRDVTGAGMMDCKKALAETNGDKDKAVEWLRQKGIASAEKKSGRTAAEGAIGSYIHTGARVGVLVEVNCETDFVARGEIFQELIRNVAMQIAACPSVDYVKVDDIPAEVSEREKQIEMGRDDLAGKKDEMKEKIVAGRIGKRLKEMALLDQAYIKDSGMTVEEMVKQVAGKVGENIQVRRFVRFNLGEGIEIDKMDFAAEVAAMQAA from the coding sequence ATGGCTGAGATCTCCGCCAAGCTCGTTAAGGAACTTCGCGACGTCACCGGCGCCGGCATGATGGACTGCAAGAAAGCTCTTGCAGAAACCAACGGCGATAAGGACAAGGCCGTTGAGTGGCTGCGTCAGAAGGGCATCGCGTCCGCCGAGAAGAAGTCGGGCCGCACCGCCGCCGAAGGCGCCATCGGTAGCTACATCCACACCGGCGCCCGCGTGGGTGTGCTCGTGGAAGTGAACTGCGAAACCGACTTCGTGGCCCGCGGCGAGATCTTCCAGGAGCTGATCCGCAACGTTGCGATGCAGATCGCTGCCTGTCCCAGCGTTGACTACGTCAAGGTTGACGACATCCCAGCTGAGGTGTCTGAGCGCGAGAAGCAGATCGAGATGGGTCGCGATGACCTGGCCGGCAAGAAGGATGAGATGAAGGAGAAGATCGTGGCCGGTCGCATCGGCAAGCGCCTCAAGGAAATGGCTCTGCTCGATCAGGCCTACATCAAAGACAGCGGTATGACCGTTGAGGAGATGGTGAAGCAGGTGGCCGGCAAGGTCGGCGAGAACATTCAGGTGCGTCGTTTCGTGCGCTTCAACCTGGGCGAAGGTATTGAAATCGACAAGATGGACTTCGCTGCTGAAGTGGCTGCGATGCAGGCTGCCTGA
- the recG gene encoding ATP-dependent DNA helicase RecG: protein MRPLQQGLQLEADRGFGNLQGRREPFQAFLWRSLSQPPAGLAPHQLQLLEQLASQYGHYAELSQSQRQTLVRRTRQALHELQRAHEPQRPMGPPRLRLVPDVAATGTSGTLHPDTPLAEIKGVGPKSAARLAALDLWVARDLVRYYPRDYLDYSNLVRIAALEPGRTATIVASVRRSHSFTSPRNPNLSILELQLVDPTGRIRISKFFAGKRFSSPAWLKAQQRQYPTGATVAVSGLVKETPYGPAFQDPLMEVLASPNAPVQSEQIGRLLPVYGLTEGLSADRLRALVRPVLVAARSWPDPLPPALQVQEALVDLGTALTQIHAPTNQPSLTRARRRLVFDEFLLLQLGMLQRRRQLTSRPAPALSSPTGTLLAGFLDLLPFPLTGAQQRVLAEIRADLVREQPMARLVQGDVGSGKTVVAIAALLTAIEAGCQGALMAPTEVLAQQHYRKLCEWLPQLHVSCALLTGSTPARRRRELLADLDNGTLKMLVGTHALLEDPVQFARLGLVVVDEQHRFGVHQRNRLLDKGLQPHLLTMTATPIPRTLALSLHGDLDVSQIDELPPGRTPIRTTLLAGSEREEAYALIREQVALGQRAYVVLPLVEESEKLDLRSAVEVHQQLSEQIFPELQVGLLHGRMPSADKQAAIGAFAAGHTQVLVSTTVVEVGVDVPEASVMVIEHADRFGLAQLHQLRGRVGRGAAASYCQLINDSRNALARQRLEVLVHSTDGFEIAEMDLRLRGPGQVLGTRQSGLPDLALASLTDDGDVLEQARRVAQQIMSQDPSLEAHVGLARALAEQRQRTASPACLN from the coding sequence CTGCGCCCCCTCCAGCAGGGGCTTCAGCTCGAGGCCGATCGGGGCTTCGGCAATCTCCAAGGCAGGCGTGAACCGTTTCAAGCGTTCCTGTGGCGCAGTCTGAGTCAGCCCCCTGCGGGGCTTGCGCCCCACCAGCTGCAGCTGCTTGAGCAACTCGCTTCGCAGTACGGGCACTACGCAGAGTTGTCGCAATCCCAGCGCCAGACCCTTGTGCGCCGCACCCGCCAGGCCCTGCATGAGTTGCAACGGGCCCATGAACCGCAGCGCCCGATGGGGCCGCCGCGTCTACGCTTGGTGCCGGATGTGGCGGCGACCGGCACCAGCGGCACACTTCATCCGGATACGCCCCTGGCGGAGATCAAGGGCGTGGGGCCCAAAAGTGCTGCGCGCTTGGCCGCCCTGGATCTCTGGGTGGCGCGGGATCTGGTGCGCTACTACCCGCGCGATTACCTCGACTATTCCAATTTGGTGCGGATCGCGGCACTCGAGCCAGGGCGTACCGCCACGATCGTGGCCAGCGTGCGCCGCAGCCACAGCTTCACCAGTCCGCGCAATCCCAATCTCTCGATCTTGGAGCTGCAGCTGGTGGACCCCACCGGTCGCATTCGCATCTCGAAGTTTTTTGCCGGCAAGCGCTTCAGCTCACCCGCCTGGCTGAAAGCTCAGCAACGCCAATACCCCACCGGTGCCACCGTGGCCGTGAGTGGTCTGGTGAAAGAAACCCCTTACGGCCCTGCGTTTCAGGACCCGCTGATGGAGGTGCTCGCCAGCCCGAATGCGCCGGTGCAAAGCGAGCAGATCGGGCGCCTGCTGCCGGTGTACGGCCTCACCGAGGGTCTCAGCGCGGATCGTTTGCGTGCCCTCGTGCGTCCGGTGCTGGTGGCGGCACGTTCTTGGCCCGATCCGCTACCGCCCGCGCTCCAGGTTCAGGAGGCGTTGGTGGATTTGGGCACTGCCCTCACCCAGATCCATGCCCCCACCAATCAGCCATCCCTCACCCGCGCCCGGCGCCGGCTGGTGTTCGATGAATTCCTACTCCTCCAACTGGGGATGCTCCAACGCCGCCGTCAGCTCACAAGCCGTCCGGCACCGGCACTGAGCAGTCCTACGGGCACGTTATTGGCCGGATTCCTCGATCTGCTGCCCTTTCCGCTCACCGGTGCGCAACAACGAGTCCTGGCAGAGATTCGCGCTGATCTGGTGCGGGAGCAGCCGATGGCACGGTTGGTTCAAGGTGATGTTGGCAGTGGCAAAACCGTTGTGGCCATCGCTGCGCTGCTCACCGCCATCGAAGCAGGCTGTCAGGGTGCCTTGATGGCGCCCACTGAGGTGCTGGCGCAGCAGCATTACCGCAAGCTCTGTGAGTGGCTGCCCCAGCTGCATGTGAGCTGTGCCCTGCTCACGGGCTCCACACCCGCGCGCCGGCGCCGTGAACTGTTGGCCGATCTGGACAACGGCACGCTCAAGATGCTGGTGGGCACCCACGCTTTGCTCGAAGACCCTGTGCAGTTTGCACGTTTGGGTTTAGTGGTGGTGGATGAGCAACATCGTTTCGGTGTGCATCAGCGCAACCGATTGCTCGATAAGGGTTTGCAGCCTCACCTGCTCACGATGACGGCCACCCCGATCCCGCGCACCCTGGCGCTCTCCCTGCATGGCGATTTGGACGTGAGCCAGATCGATGAGCTGCCGCCAGGCCGCACCCCCATTCGCACCACCCTCTTGGCTGGATCTGAGCGTGAAGAGGCCTATGCGTTGATCCGTGAGCAGGTGGCTTTGGGGCAGAGGGCCTACGTGGTGTTGCCCCTGGTGGAGGAATCGGAAAAGCTCGACCTGCGCTCGGCGGTGGAGGTGCACCAGCAACTGAGCGAGCAGATTTTTCCTGAGCTCCAGGTGGGGTTGTTACACGGCCGCATGCCCAGCGCCGATAAGCAGGCGGCGATTGGCGCGTTCGCTGCTGGTCACACTCAAGTTCTGGTGAGCACCACGGTGGTGGAGGTGGGGGTGGATGTTCCTGAGGCCAGCGTGATGGTGATCGAGCATGCCGATCGCTTTGGTCTGGCTCAGCTGCACCAACTGCGCGGCCGGGTGGGCCGCGGTGCAGCTGCCTCCTACTGCCAGCTGATCAACGACAGTCGCAATGCATTGGCTCGCCAACGGTTGGAGGTGCTGGTGCACTCCACCGATGGCTTTGAGATTGCGGAGATGGATCTGCGGCTGCGGGGTCCCGGTCAAGTGCTGGGCACGCGCCAGAGCGGGCTGCCGGATCTTGCCCTGGCCAGCCTCACCGATGACGGCGACGTGCTGGAACAGGCTCGGCGAGTGGCACAGCAGATCATGAGTCAGGATCCCTCACTTGAGGCCCACGTTGGACTGGCCAGGGCTTTGGCCGAGCAGCGGCAACGCACAGCCTCACCCGCGTGTCTTAATTGA
- a CDS encoding M15 family metallopeptidase produces MRPWSPIPIRDCAEPLLPLPAELHRIEPHPYAAVGAPYGPDACPFRLRQGVIERLLAAQYQLQIEQPGWRLAVFDAWRPLAVQRFMVAFAIEQECAARGIDPADSGEARAAVEQAVGRFWAPPSSNPATPPPHSTGAAVDLTLADQAGEPLDLGSPIDAIGSVSEPDYFRAVASSSSDPALCEQALVWQGRRDQLAAAMQAAGFAQHPNEWWHFSYGDQLWAWRTGQTRAIYGRSGC; encoded by the coding sequence ATGCGTCCTTGGAGCCCGATTCCAATTCGCGATTGTGCGGAGCCCTTGCTCCCCCTGCCTGCGGAGCTGCATCGGATCGAGCCCCATCCCTACGCCGCGGTGGGCGCTCCCTACGGCCCAGATGCGTGTCCATTTCGCCTCCGCCAGGGCGTGATCGAACGGTTGCTCGCCGCGCAATACCAGCTTCAGATCGAGCAGCCTGGCTGGCGGCTGGCGGTGTTTGATGCCTGGCGGCCGCTTGCGGTGCAACGCTTCATGGTGGCCTTCGCCATTGAGCAAGAATGCGCTGCCCGTGGAATTGATCCCGCTGACTCTGGAGAAGCCCGTGCTGCAGTGGAGCAGGCGGTGGGTCGTTTCTGGGCCCCCCCCAGCTCCAACCCCGCTACACCACCGCCCCACAGCACAGGCGCCGCCGTGGATCTCACCCTTGCGGATCAGGCAGGGGAACCGCTCGATCTGGGCTCTCCCATCGACGCGATCGGCTCAGTGTCAGAGCCGGATTATTTCCGTGCTGTGGCCTCAAGCAGCTCCGATCCGGCTCTGTGCGAGCAAGCCCTCGTGTGGCAGGGGCGGCGCGACCAGCTCGCTGCCGCGATGCAGGCCGCCGGTTTTGCGCAGCATCCCAATGAGTGGTGGCATTTCAGTTACGGGGATCAGCTCTGGGCCTGGCGTACAGGTCAAACCAGGGCGATCTACGGCCGCTCAGGCTGCTGA
- the sir gene encoding sulfite reductase, ferredoxin dependent: MANGAERSKFEQLKADSGYLREPLATELENELPNFTDGAVQLLKFHGSYQQDNRDNRQKGQDKDWQMMLRLRSPAGRIPASLYLALDDLADRLGNGTLRVTTRQAFQMHGIRKHNLREVIGTIVRGMGSTLAACGDINRNVMAPAAPFEKGAYPAARQLANDIADTLSPVAAEGAYLDLWVDGELSYRIKPSRAVKKVRERQHEGGVFSGDGDEPLYGTTYLPRKFKCAVTVPGDNSVDLLTQDIGLVAFADASGELRGCNVYVGGGMGRTHNKEETFARTADPLGYVDAEHVLDLVQAILALQRDYGDRNNRRHSRMKYLIHDQGIAWFKQELKSTYFKHPIKGMRLEPKNKLADYLGWHRQSAGKWFVGIPLLCGRLSGDLKRGLRQLVETYQLETRLTPNQDLLLCNIGTAQRGSVRAALEAMGVDAPDAPPLLARHAIACPALPLCGLAVTEAERILPEVLDRLDAQLRRLEIEKSMLVRMTGCPNGCARPYMAELGLVGDGVNQYQVWLGGAPNLTRLAEPYLEKMPLEKLESTLEPLLQGWKAAGGRRSFGDYVAKLGRDQVKSLLASAA; encoded by the coding sequence ATTGCCAACGGCGCTGAGCGGAGCAAGTTTGAGCAGCTGAAGGCTGACAGCGGTTACCTGCGCGAACCTCTCGCCACCGAGCTCGAAAACGAGCTACCTAATTTCACCGATGGTGCGGTTCAGCTGCTCAAGTTTCATGGCAGCTATCAGCAAGACAACCGCGACAACCGCCAGAAAGGCCAGGACAAAGATTGGCAAATGATGCTGCGGCTGCGCAGCCCCGCTGGCCGCATTCCCGCTTCACTGTATTTAGCCCTCGACGATCTTGCCGATCGCCTGGGCAATGGAACCCTGCGGGTCACCACCCGCCAGGCGTTTCAGATGCACGGCATCCGCAAGCACAATTTGCGGGAGGTGATCGGCACAATCGTGCGCGGCATGGGTTCAACACTGGCGGCCTGCGGTGACATCAACCGCAATGTGATGGCGCCAGCGGCACCGTTTGAAAAGGGTGCCTATCCGGCAGCGCGCCAGCTCGCCAATGACATTGCCGACACCTTGAGCCCTGTGGCAGCGGAAGGGGCTTATCTCGATCTCTGGGTCGATGGCGAACTGAGCTACCGCATCAAACCCAGCCGGGCAGTGAAGAAGGTGCGGGAGCGTCAACACGAGGGGGGGGTATTCAGCGGCGACGGTGATGAGCCCCTCTACGGCACCACGTACCTGCCGCGCAAATTCAAGTGCGCCGTTACCGTGCCGGGCGACAACTCGGTGGATCTACTCACCCAAGACATCGGCTTGGTGGCGTTTGCTGATGCCAGCGGTGAACTGCGCGGTTGCAACGTGTATGTGGGAGGCGGCATGGGCCGAACCCACAACAAAGAGGAAACCTTTGCCCGCACAGCCGACCCTCTCGGCTATGTGGATGCAGAGCATGTGCTCGATCTCGTGCAGGCGATTCTCGCGTTGCAACGTGATTACGGCGATCGCAACAACCGGCGCCATTCGCGCATGAAATATCTGATCCACGACCAGGGCATTGCCTGGTTCAAACAGGAGTTAAAGAGCACATATTTCAAGCACCCGATCAAAGGGATGCGCCTCGAGCCTAAAAACAAGCTTGCTGACTACCTGGGCTGGCACCGTCAAAGCGCTGGCAAATGGTTTGTGGGCATCCCACTGCTGTGTGGACGCCTCAGCGGCGATCTCAAGCGCGGCTTACGGCAGCTGGTGGAGACCTACCAGCTCGAGACCCGCCTCACTCCCAACCAAGATCTGTTGCTTTGCAATATCGGAACCGCTCAACGCGGCAGCGTGCGCGCCGCGCTTGAAGCGATGGGGGTTGATGCCCCCGATGCACCGCCTTTATTGGCACGCCATGCCATCGCTTGCCCGGCCCTGCCACTTTGCGGCTTGGCGGTTACCGAAGCTGAACGCATTCTTCCTGAGGTGCTCGATCGCCTGGATGCGCAGCTGCGGCGTCTTGAGATCGAGAAGTCGATGCTGGTGCGGATGACGGGTTGCCCCAACGGCTGCGCACGCCCGTATATGGCCGAGCTGGGCCTGGTGGGCGATGGGGTGAACCAATACCAAGTGTGGTTGGGGGGCGCCCCGAACCTCACCCGGCTGGCTGAGCCTTATCTCGAAAAAATGCCGTTGGAGAAGCTCGAGAGCACGCTCGAGCCGCTGCTCCAAGGCTGGAAAGCTGCGGGTGGGCGCCGATCCTTTGGTGACTACGTGGCCAAGCTCGGACGCGATCAAGTGAAGAGCTTGCTGGCTTCAGCAGCCTGA